One genomic segment of Actinoplanes ianthinogenes includes these proteins:
- a CDS encoding putative bifunctional diguanylate cyclase/phosphodiesterase, which translates to MRRVVDDGVVLASLVLLVWPAADAADGTWTTRLVPVAAALCLGLAMLLVAPERPVLRFAPTAAALAVSGIRHLQGELARGAVWLLLAMAVAVLIRRWIGAGSDTALMREMTTQRALLARQAYRDPLTGLGNRKMFLERAEHELSEASRTMTAVIVVDLDGFRELNDTHGHEVGDELLRAAADRLAANVRANDVVARLDSDEFVVLLPGLEDEQAAVAVADRVLTELHRPLEVAGIKMTVRASAGVAITAGGGETVDHVLREADQALHRAKLDGGGTARRFDPELFALEEQRRKAEGDIIRALDLGEFEVHYQPIVDLDGEHTVGVEALIRWQHPEKGLVPPGLFLELAEQLGLLPRLGGWVLEEACRQAVNWQRQFPGFEMNVNLSASQLSNPNLVAEVRAVLERTGLEPEHLVLELTESVALVDLEESARILSELKDLGVRIALDDFGTGFSSLSHLSALPVDVVKIDRSFVQAMPESGGASVAEAVLHIARTFNLAPVAEGVEDAAQAEWLRDLACSRAQGYHFAKPMPALDVTELLDKQADRDICA; encoded by the coding sequence ATGCGGCGTGTCGTCGACGACGGCGTCGTTCTGGCTTCGCTGGTATTGCTGGTGTGGCCGGCAGCGGACGCTGCCGACGGGACCTGGACGACCCGGCTGGTGCCGGTGGCCGCGGCCCTCTGTCTCGGCCTGGCGATGCTGCTGGTCGCGCCGGAGCGGCCGGTCCTGCGCTTCGCGCCGACCGCGGCGGCCCTGGCCGTCAGCGGCATCCGGCACCTGCAGGGCGAGCTCGCCCGGGGCGCGGTCTGGCTGCTGCTGGCGATGGCCGTGGCGGTGCTGATCCGCCGCTGGATCGGGGCCGGCTCGGACACCGCGCTGATGCGCGAGATGACCACGCAGCGGGCGCTGCTGGCCAGGCAGGCGTACCGGGACCCGCTGACCGGCCTCGGCAACCGCAAGATGTTCCTGGAGCGGGCCGAGCACGAGCTCTCCGAGGCGAGCCGGACGATGACCGCGGTGATCGTGGTCGACCTGGACGGCTTCCGCGAGCTCAACGACACGCACGGCCACGAGGTCGGCGACGAGCTGCTGCGCGCGGCGGCCGACCGGCTGGCCGCCAACGTGCGGGCCAACGACGTGGTCGCGCGCCTCGACAGCGACGAGTTCGTGGTGCTGCTGCCCGGCCTGGAGGACGAGCAGGCCGCGGTCGCGGTGGCCGACCGGGTGCTCACCGAGCTGCACCGGCCGCTGGAGGTGGCCGGCATCAAGATGACCGTCCGGGCCAGCGCGGGTGTCGCGATCACCGCCGGCGGCGGCGAGACCGTCGACCACGTGCTGCGCGAGGCCGACCAGGCCCTGCACCGCGCCAAACTGGACGGCGGCGGCACCGCCCGCCGGTTCGACCCGGAGCTGTTCGCCCTGGAGGAGCAGCGCCGCAAGGCCGAGGGCGACATCATCCGGGCCCTGGACCTGGGCGAGTTCGAGGTGCACTACCAGCCGATCGTCGACCTGGACGGCGAGCACACCGTCGGCGTCGAGGCGCTGATCCGCTGGCAGCACCCGGAGAAGGGCCTGGTCCCGCCCGGCCTGTTCCTGGAGTTGGCCGAGCAGCTGGGTCTGCTCCCCCGGCTCGGCGGCTGGGTGCTCGAGGAGGCCTGCCGGCAGGCGGTCAACTGGCAGCGCCAGTTCCCCGGCTTCGAGATGAACGTCAACCTGTCCGCCTCGCAGCTGAGCAACCCGAACCTGGTCGCCGAGGTCCGCGCCGTCCTGGAGCGCACCGGCCTGGAGCCGGAGCACCTGGTCCTGGAGCTGACCGAGTCGGTGGCGCTGGTCGACCTGGAGGAGTCGGCCCGGATCCTGAGCGAGCTCAAGGATCTCGGGGTGCGGATCGCGCTGGACGACTTCGGCACCGGGTTCTCCTCGCTCAGCCACCTGAGCGCGCTGCCGGTGGACGTCGTCAAGATCGACCGGTCGTTCGTGCAGGCGATGCCGGAGAGCGGCGGGGCGTCGGTGGCCGAGGCGGTGCTGCACATCGCGCGGACCTTCAACCTGGCGCCGGTGGCCGAGGGCGTGGAGGACGCGGCGCAGGCCGAGTGGCTGCGGGACCTGGCGTGCAGCCGGGCGCAGGGCTACCACTTCGCCAAGCCGATGCCCGCCCTTGACGTCACCGAGCTGCTGGACAAGCAGGCCGACCGGGACATCTGCGCCTGA
- a CDS encoding methyl-accepting chemotaxis protein has translation MTFTIRRQIAGLAVAGFILVIVAGAIGYRGISTIAAQQTTARAAASAQQAVQSADTARALFRGNVLATLVSNNATERQEALDLLGANVAQARTGIDDVIRHMPSLRAQADAVLPVLDELIASGQRMVTLASRVASDPDRTAALAARPAYDEVDAKAAEALDRLSAAITEQVQRAYAHATAAAGHAKLETLIIGILAALLLGGAALLLARRIASRVNHNLAAAQAIAGYDLTVDASLPGGDELAQLGASLNAVVGSLRTAMVDIGGNANSVAAASEQLTATSRQLSEGAGTASAEAGKASQDIGKVTASVDETTAAARGLEASIDDITTAVAEADRVAKEAVELAANTNRSIEGLRSSSEEVSAVVSIITGIAEQTNLLALNATIEAARAGEQGKGFAVVAGEVKDLSQETASATGDISDKVTAMQRDTAGAFEAITRISEVIDQIDRLQRTISLALENQKAATGQIVASVNSAVHSATGVADSINRVADTTTLTHEAATQTEAAATELAQLSHRLRQVSDQFRH, from the coding sequence GTGACGTTCACCATCCGGCGGCAGATCGCCGGCCTGGCGGTGGCCGGATTCATCCTGGTCATCGTGGCCGGTGCGATCGGATACCGCGGCATCTCCACGATCGCCGCCCAGCAGACGACCGCCCGGGCGGCCGCCTCGGCGCAGCAGGCCGTGCAGTCGGCCGACACCGCGCGGGCGCTGTTCCGTGGCAACGTGCTGGCCACCCTGGTCTCCAACAACGCCACCGAGCGGCAGGAGGCGCTCGACCTGCTCGGCGCGAACGTGGCCCAGGCCCGGACCGGCATCGACGACGTGATCCGGCACATGCCGAGCCTGCGCGCGCAGGCCGACGCCGTGCTGCCGGTGCTCGACGAGCTGATCGCCTCCGGCCAGCGGATGGTGACCCTGGCCAGCCGGGTCGCCTCGGACCCGGACCGGACCGCCGCCCTGGCCGCCCGGCCCGCCTACGACGAGGTCGACGCGAAGGCCGCGGAGGCCCTCGACCGGCTCAGCGCGGCGATCACCGAGCAGGTCCAGCGTGCCTACGCGCACGCCACCGCGGCCGCCGGGCACGCGAAGCTGGAGACGCTGATCATCGGCATCCTGGCCGCCCTGCTGCTCGGCGGCGCCGCGCTGCTGCTGGCCCGCCGGATCGCCAGCCGGGTGAACCACAACCTGGCCGCCGCGCAGGCGATCGCCGGCTACGACCTGACCGTGGACGCCTCGCTGCCCGGCGGCGACGAGCTGGCGCAGCTCGGCGCCAGCCTGAACGCGGTGGTCGGCTCGCTGCGGACCGCGATGGTGGACATCGGCGGGAACGCCAACTCGGTCGCCGCCGCCTCGGAACAGCTGACCGCCACCAGCCGGCAGCTGTCCGAGGGCGCCGGGACGGCCTCCGCCGAGGCCGGCAAGGCCAGCCAGGACATCGGCAAGGTGACGGCGAGCGTGGACGAGACCACCGCGGCGGCGCGCGGCCTGGAGGCGTCCATCGACGACATCACCACGGCCGTGGCCGAGGCCGACCGGGTCGCCAAGGAGGCCGTGGAGCTGGCCGCGAACACCAACCGGAGCATCGAGGGGCTGCGCAGCTCCAGCGAGGAGGTCTCCGCGGTGGTCAGCATCATCACCGGGATCGCCGAGCAGACGAACCTGCTCGCCCTGAACGCGACGATCGAGGCGGCCCGGGCCGGGGAACAGGGCAAGGGGTTCGCGGTGGTGGCCGGCGAGGTGAAGGACCTGTCCCAGGAGACCGCCTCGGCGACCGGGGACATCTCCGACAAGGTGACCGCCATGCAGCGGGACACCGCCGGCGCGTTCGAGGCGATCACCCGGATCAGCGAGGTGATCGACCAGATCGACCGGCTGCAACGGACCATCTCCCTGGCCCTGGAGAACCAGAAGGCCGCGACCGGGCAGATCGTCGCCAGCGTGAACTCCGCGGTGCACTCGGCGACCGGGGTCGCCGACTCGATCAACCGGGTCGCCGACACCACCACGCTGACCCACGAGGCGGCCACCCAGACCGAGGCGGCCGCGACCGAACTGGCCCAGTTGTCCCACCGGCTGCGCCAGGTGTCGGACCAGTTCCGGCACTGA
- a CDS encoding transporter substrate-binding domain-containing protein — translation MALLLAATVTLTAAGGCSDGEPESAPLDRLAEARAALPDSIKQSGILITGTDPTFEPMTFKNGEKYAGLDIDLAEAVAGKLGLTTRWQTVSFGDLLDQVGQHKIDMSISSMFDRAERQKKVDFVNYLNAGTSIVVRKGAGDIGGMPGLCGRRVAAQPETVFVEMATAQKRDCGRKKLTVVLSNKPSADVRDGRADAALNDFPIAALDVEKMKTIELSGPQIEAIPYGMGIAKDRRALTSAVQTALYAMIDDGTYDALLAKWKVKEGALRTGAINGGA, via the coding sequence ATGGCTCTGTTGCTCGCCGCCACGGTCACCCTGACAGCGGCCGGCGGCTGCTCGGACGGCGAACCGGAGAGCGCGCCCCTGGACCGGCTCGCCGAGGCCCGGGCGGCGCTGCCCGACTCGATCAAGCAGTCCGGGATCCTGATCACCGGCACCGACCCGACGTTCGAGCCGATGACGTTCAAGAACGGCGAGAAGTACGCCGGTCTGGACATCGACCTGGCCGAGGCGGTGGCCGGCAAGCTCGGCCTGACCACACGCTGGCAGACGGTGTCCTTCGGCGACCTGCTGGACCAGGTCGGACAGCACAAGATCGACATGTCCATCTCGTCGATGTTCGACCGGGCCGAGCGGCAGAAGAAGGTCGACTTCGTCAATTATCTGAACGCCGGCACGTCGATCGTCGTCCGCAAGGGCGCCGGGGACATCGGCGGCATGCCGGGACTGTGCGGGCGGCGGGTCGCGGCCCAGCCGGAGACCGTGTTCGTCGAGATGGCCACCGCCCAGAAACGGGACTGCGGCCGGAAGAAGCTGACCGTGGTGCTGTCCAACAAGCCGTCCGCCGACGTGCGCGACGGCCGGGCGGACGCCGCGCTGAACGACTTCCCGATCGCCGCGCTCGACGTCGAGAAGATGAAGACCATCGAGCTGTCCGGTCCGCAGATCGAGGCGATTCCGTACGGCATGGGGATCGCCAAGGACCGCAGGGCGCTCACCAGCGCCGTGCAGACCGCCCTGTACGCGATGATCGACGACGGCACCTACGACGCGCTGCTGGCCAAGTGGAAGGTCAAGGAGGGCGCGCTGCGCACCGGGGCGATCAACGGCGGCGCCTGA
- the fxsT gene encoding FxSxx-COOH system tetratricopeptide repeat protein — protein MPIRGGLPPRNPRFVGREELLSRVRGLLGNGPVVLLPSPDHQLGGTGRTQLAVEYAYRHADSYDLVWWIPAEQNAGMRAALAGLAQKLGLPEARDLNRTLGAVRDALSKGEPFRHWLVVFENANRPEDIMPYLPSGAGHVLVTSRNPRWTAEVAQALPVPVFDRPDAVDLLRARTPDLAPEDADRLAAALGDVPIALDLAAAVRSATGWPVPEYLDRYHRRAGELAFPTPLRVAWGLAADALGEAAPADRMLLELCTFLASAPISWQLLWAARTLPLDPEVARTVRVERRLRAAMRRIARYGLAGLDPSGERLTVHPLIRGMFGQELSSERHADLLRTVRAMLSAADPGDPDNPAGWYRYAELAPHLIHSDLLGGDAEEIRQLVINCIRFHFARGDYDSSRELAGSAVARWRDALGESAEQTLLASFHLANALRAVGRTTDARTLNLQTLRTQRDVFGADDEATLATANSVGGDLRMQGHFGQARQLDADNLVRYRRLFGESFPTALRCANNLGIDLRLIGDFRGARSLDEQTLRHRQAINAPGHPETLASRAALAYDLFGLGDYAGVATVLGGHAEQVAEDHPFALWAGRLTAMAAHRRGRPEARELATANFAACRQRFGDLNVDTLATAVSLANCVRAAGDLAGAHELLERAVIRFHAVLGDEHPFTLAASAGLAGVVRAAGRHAEARTIDEEVLGGLRRSVGADHPFTLSCANGLAADLFAAGEAMPGRELAADTLRRSRVVRGADHPDTVACAWNLALADQDEAAQQQAVAALTKAYGDGHPIFQVTSAGQRLETDIDLPPL, from the coding sequence GTGCCGATCCGTGGCGGTCTGCCGCCGCGCAACCCCCGCTTCGTGGGTCGTGAAGAACTACTGTCCCGCGTGCGCGGCCTGCTCGGCAACGGTCCCGTCGTGCTGCTGCCGAGTCCGGACCATCAGCTCGGCGGAACAGGACGTACCCAGTTGGCGGTGGAATATGCCTACCGGCACGCCGACTCCTACGATCTGGTGTGGTGGATCCCGGCCGAGCAGAACGCCGGGATGCGGGCGGCCCTCGCCGGCCTGGCGCAGAAACTCGGGCTGCCCGAGGCGCGCGATCTCAACCGCACCCTCGGTGCGGTGCGCGACGCGCTGAGCAAGGGCGAGCCGTTCCGGCACTGGCTGGTCGTGTTCGAGAACGCGAACCGGCCCGAGGACATCATGCCGTACCTGCCCTCCGGCGCCGGGCACGTGCTGGTGACCAGCCGCAATCCACGCTGGACCGCCGAGGTGGCGCAGGCGCTGCCGGTGCCGGTGTTCGACCGGCCGGACGCCGTCGACCTGCTGCGCGCCCGCACCCCGGACCTCGCCCCGGAGGATGCCGACCGGCTCGCCGCGGCCCTCGGCGACGTGCCGATCGCGCTCGACCTGGCCGCCGCGGTCCGCTCCGCGACCGGCTGGCCGGTCCCGGAATACCTCGACCGCTATCACCGGCGGGCCGGTGAGCTGGCCTTCCCCACCCCGCTCCGGGTCGCCTGGGGGCTGGCCGCCGACGCGCTCGGCGAGGCCGCTCCGGCCGACCGGATGCTGCTGGAGCTCTGCACGTTCCTGGCCAGCGCCCCGATCTCCTGGCAACTGCTCTGGGCGGCGCGCACCCTGCCGCTCGACCCGGAGGTGGCCCGCACGGTCCGGGTGGAGCGCCGGCTGCGGGCCGCGATGCGCCGGATCGCCCGGTACGGCCTGGCCGGCCTGGACCCGTCCGGCGAGCGCCTGACCGTGCACCCGCTGATCCGCGGCATGTTCGGCCAGGAGCTCAGCTCGGAGCGGCACGCCGACCTGCTGCGCACCGTGCGCGCGATGCTCTCGGCGGCTGACCCGGGCGACCCGGACAACCCGGCCGGCTGGTATCGGTACGCCGAGCTGGCCCCGCATCTGATCCACTCCGACCTGCTCGGCGGTGACGCCGAGGAGATCCGCCAGCTGGTGATCAACTGCATCCGGTTCCACTTCGCCCGCGGCGACTACGACTCCAGCCGCGAGCTGGCCGGCTCCGCGGTGGCCCGCTGGCGCGACGCCCTGGGCGAGTCCGCCGAGCAGACCCTGCTCGCCTCGTTCCACCTGGCCAACGCCCTGCGCGCGGTGGGCCGCACGACCGACGCCCGGACGCTGAACCTGCAAACCCTGCGCACCCAGCGCGACGTGTTCGGCGCCGACGACGAGGCCACCCTGGCCACCGCCAACAGCGTCGGCGGCGACCTGCGCATGCAGGGCCACTTCGGACAGGCCCGGCAGCTGGACGCGGACAACCTGGTGCGCTACCGGCGGCTGTTCGGGGAGAGCTTCCCGACCGCGCTGCGCTGCGCCAACAACCTCGGCATCGACCTGCGGCTGATCGGCGACTTCCGGGGCGCCCGGTCGCTGGACGAGCAGACCCTGCGGCACCGGCAGGCGATCAACGCGCCCGGCCACCCGGAGACCCTGGCGTCCCGGGCCGCGCTCGCCTACGACCTGTTCGGCCTGGGCGACTACGCCGGGGTGGCGACGGTCCTGGGCGGGCACGCCGAGCAGGTCGCCGAGGACCACCCGTTCGCGCTCTGGGCCGGCCGGCTGACCGCGATGGCCGCGCACCGGCGGGGCCGGCCGGAGGCCCGGGAACTGGCCACCGCCAACTTCGCCGCCTGCCGGCAGCGGTTCGGCGACCTGAACGTGGACACCCTGGCCACCGCGGTCTCGCTGGCCAACTGCGTGCGCGCGGCCGGTGACCTGGCCGGCGCGCACGAGCTGCTGGAACGCGCGGTGATCCGGTTCCACGCGGTGCTCGGCGACGAGCACCCGTTCACCCTGGCCGCCTCGGCCGGGCTGGCCGGGGTGGTCCGCGCGGCCGGGCGGCACGCCGAGGCCCGGACCATCGACGAGGAGGTGCTCGGCGGGCTGCGGCGCAGTGTCGGCGCCGACCACCCGTTCACGCTGAGCTGCGCGAACGGGCTGGCCGCCGACCTGTTCGCGGCCGGTGAGGCGATGCCGGGACGGGAGCTGGCCGCCGACACGCTGCGCCGCTCCCGGGTGGTGCGCGGGGCCGACCATCCGGACACGGTGGCCTGCGCGTGGAACCTGGCGCTGGCCGATCAGGACGAGGCGGCGCAGCAGCAGGCCGTGGCGGCGCTGACCAAGGCGTACGGCGACGGGCACCCGATCTTCCAGGTCACCTCCGCCGGGCAGCGGCTGGAGACCGACATCGATCTGCCGCCGCTCTGA
- the fxsA gene encoding FxSxx-COOH cyclophane-containing RiPP peptide, which yields METGQPHDAHAPDWRSAMIDVSQSTLDELVAREDSALDHCLRRLAAELAGSSEQIAGFNSAL from the coding sequence GTGGAGACGGGTCAGCCGCACGACGCACACGCGCCGGACTGGCGGTCCGCGATGATCGACGTCTCCCAGTCCACTCTGGACGAGCTGGTCGCTCGCGAGGACTCCGCTCTGGATCACTGCCTGCGTCGGCTCGCCGCCGAGCTGGCCGGTTCCAGCGAGCAGATCGCCGGCTTCAATTCGGCGCTCTGA
- a CDS encoding aKG-HExxH-type peptide beta-hydroxylase has protein sequence MRPFRLADADLAALGAGRPSADTLALLRRARLSRHLLLLREARRAVPEDPLWYARLRALPAAESRERSADPMTGLWAARLVAAHRAGISPTVGDLPDPAGHSLVASHAGHTLRVRLDDRSPLRHLLGLPPTEPLTPDEVAHWRRCLDAAWQILVDRHPAAAGILGGVLRVIVPARPDPLAEGVSATSAEAFGAVAVSAPASGTGLAVALLHETQHSVLNAAHGLFPLVEPGAGREYSPWREDPRPVYGVLHGIYAFLAVTRFWRAELRTGATANDEQRTEATANDEQRTGATANDEQRTEATANDERRTETAAGGASEAEFEFARWRVAVHETAGRLLDGPALTPAGRRLVAALRDEVTPWLAEPVNREVDRLAALARADHRARWRLRNLTVPPAATAGLVTAWRTGQPAPPVEATMGRTERVVESSARLRLIRALLRDEPERAADGDDACLRGDDGAALHAYRKMLVADRANEAAWSGLALVSPHRAARERPEVVRAAALALPEADILALAAWLSA, from the coding sequence TTGCGCCCGTTCCGGCTCGCCGACGCCGACCTCGCCGCCCTGGGCGCCGGCCGGCCCTCCGCCGACACCCTGGCCCTGCTGCGCCGGGCCCGGCTCAGCCGGCATCTGCTCCTCCTGCGGGAGGCTCGGCGCGCTGTTCCGGAAGATCCTCTCTGGTACGCCCGGCTGCGCGCGTTACCCGCCGCCGAGTCCCGCGAGCGCTCCGCCGACCCGATGACCGGACTCTGGGCGGCCCGGCTCGTGGCCGCCCACCGCGCCGGCATCTCGCCCACTGTCGGTGATCTGCCCGACCCGGCGGGTCATTCCCTGGTCGCCTCGCACGCCGGGCACACCCTGCGGGTGCGGCTGGACGATCGGAGCCCGCTGCGGCACCTGCTCGGGCTGCCGCCGACCGAGCCGCTCACCCCCGACGAGGTGGCCCACTGGCGGCGTTGCCTCGACGCGGCGTGGCAGATCCTGGTCGACCGGCATCCGGCGGCGGCCGGGATCCTCGGCGGGGTGCTGCGGGTGATCGTGCCGGCTCGGCCGGATCCGCTCGCCGAGGGCGTGAGCGCCACCTCGGCGGAGGCGTTCGGGGCGGTCGCGGTGTCGGCGCCGGCTTCCGGGACCGGGCTGGCGGTCGCGCTGCTGCACGAGACGCAGCACAGCGTGCTGAACGCGGCGCATGGACTGTTCCCGCTGGTCGAGCCGGGGGCGGGGCGGGAGTATTCGCCGTGGCGGGAGGATCCGCGGCCGGTTTACGGGGTGCTGCACGGGATCTACGCGTTCCTGGCGGTGACCCGGTTCTGGCGCGCCGAGTTGCGGACCGGGGCGACGGCGAACGACGAACAGCGGACCGAAGCGACGGCGAACGACGAACAGCGGACCGGCGCGACCGCGAACGACGAACAGCGAACCGAAGCGACGGCGAACGACGAACGACGGACCGAGACGGCAGCGGGCGGGGCGAGTGAGGCCGAGTTCGAGTTCGCCCGCTGGCGGGTCGCGGTGCACGAGACGGCCGGGCGCCTGCTCGACGGCCCGGCGCTCACCCCGGCGGGACGCCGCCTGGTCGCCGCCCTGCGCGACGAGGTGACGCCCTGGCTCGCCGAGCCGGTGAACCGCGAGGTCGACCGGCTGGCCGCGCTGGCCCGGGCCGACCACCGGGCCCGCTGGCGGCTGCGGAACCTGACGGTGCCGCCCGCGGCGACGGCCGGCCTGGTCACGGCCTGGCGGACCGGGCAGCCGGCACCACCGGTCGAGGCCACGATGGGTCGCACCGAACGGGTGGTGGAGTCCAGCGCCCGGTTGCGGCTGATCCGCGCCCTGCTGCGCGACGAGCCGGAGCGCGCGGCGGACGGCGACGACGCGTGCCTGCGGGGTGATGACGGGGCGGCGCTCCACGCGTACCGAAAGATGCTCGTGGCGGACCGCGCGAACGAAGCGGCCTGGAGCGGGCTCGCCCTCGTCTCCCCGCATCGCGCCGCGCGCGAGCGGCCGGAGGTCGTCCGCGCCGCCGCGCTCGCCCTGCCGGAAGCGGACATCCTGGCCCTCGCCGCCTGGCTCTCCGCCTGA
- a CDS encoding MFS transporter, whose amino-acid sequence MRIHPAWSVAAVAFIALIGAAGFRSTPSVMLQPLHAEFGWSLGTISAAVSVNLVLYGLTAPFAAALMAKFGIRRVAAVALLLVALGSGLTVFMRQSWQLMLCWGVLVGLGTGSLALGFVATITGRWFVKHRGLVTGVLTAGGATGNLIFLPVLSRITESHGWRTAALTVSVVALLVVPLILWRLRDHPQDLGVTALGGVTEPPAKPVGNAAKAALTALRDAAKTRPFWLLAGGFAICGATTNGLVGTHFIPAAHDHGMPNTTAASLLALVGLFDIVGTIASGWLTDRVDSRILLGAYYALRGLSLLILPSLLAATAHPGMLVFILFYGLDWVATVPPTVTLCREYYGAAGPVVFGWVFASHQFGAAIAATAAGLVRDQLGAYTWAWYGAGGLAILGSILSLMLFAGKRLKPIAPGLGLAVPAAKA is encoded by the coding sequence ATGCGTATCCACCCCGCCTGGTCGGTCGCCGCGGTCGCGTTCATCGCGCTGATCGGTGCGGCCGGCTTCCGCTCCACGCCCTCGGTGATGCTCCAGCCGCTGCACGCCGAGTTCGGCTGGTCGCTCGGCACCATCTCCGCCGCCGTCTCGGTGAACCTGGTGCTCTACGGCCTGACCGCGCCGTTCGCCGCGGCCCTGATGGCGAAGTTCGGCATCCGCCGGGTGGCCGCCGTCGCGCTGCTGCTGGTCGCGCTCGGCTCCGGGTTGACCGTGTTCATGCGGCAGAGCTGGCAACTGATGCTCTGCTGGGGCGTGCTGGTCGGGCTCGGTACCGGCTCGCTGGCGCTGGGCTTCGTGGCCACCATCACCGGGCGCTGGTTCGTCAAGCACCGGGGCCTGGTCACCGGGGTGCTCACGGCCGGCGGCGCGACCGGCAACCTGATCTTCCTGCCGGTGCTGTCCCGGATCACCGAGTCGCACGGCTGGCGCACGGCGGCGCTCACCGTCTCGGTGGTTGCGCTGTTGGTCGTACCGTTGATCCTCTGGCGCCTCCGGGACCACCCGCAGGACCTGGGCGTGACCGCGCTCGGCGGGGTCACCGAGCCGCCGGCGAAGCCGGTGGGCAATGCCGCCAAGGCCGCGCTGACCGCTCTCCGCGACGCCGCGAAGACCCGGCCGTTCTGGCTGCTCGCGGGCGGTTTCGCGATCTGCGGGGCGACCACCAACGGGCTGGTCGGCACGCACTTCATCCCGGCCGCGCACGACCACGGCATGCCGAACACCACCGCGGCGAGCCTGCTCGCGCTCGTCGGCCTCTTCGACATCGTCGGCACGATCGCCTCCGGCTGGCTCACCGACCGGGTCGACAGCCGGATCCTGCTGGGCGCGTACTACGCGCTGCGCGGCCTGTCGCTGCTGATCCTGCCGTCGCTCCTGGCCGCCACGGCACACCCGGGCATGCTGGTCTTCATCCTGTTCTACGGCCTGGACTGGGTCGCCACGGTGCCGCCGACGGTCACCCTGTGCCGGGAGTATTACGGCGCGGCCGGCCCGGTCGTCTTCGGCTGGGTCTTCGCGTCACACCAGTTCGGCGCGGCGATCGCGGCCACCGCGGCCGGCCTGGTCCGTGATCAGCTCGGCGCGTACACCTGGGCCTGGTACGGCGCCGGGGGCCTGGCGATCCTCGGCTCGATCCTGAGCCTGATGCTCTTCGCCGGCAAACGCCTCAAGCCGATCGCGCCGGGGCTGGGCTTGGCGGTTCCGGCCGCCAAGGCTTAG
- a CDS encoding DUF427 domain-containing protein: MPKAIWNDEVIAESDDTVVLEGNYYFPRASVRDDILIPSDTHTVCPWKGKASYYSLRADGQTAADAAWYYPDPKPDAAAVRDRVAFRRDVKVER, translated from the coding sequence ATGCCGAAGGCCATCTGGAACGACGAAGTGATCGCGGAGAGCGACGACACGGTGGTGCTCGAGGGGAACTATTACTTCCCCCGCGCCTCGGTGCGTGACGACATCTTGATCCCCTCCGACACGCACACCGTCTGCCCGTGGAAGGGCAAGGCGTCGTATTACTCGCTGCGCGCCGACGGGCAGACCGCCGCGGATGCCGCCTGGTATTACCCGGACCCGAAACCGGACGCCGCGGCCGTCCGGGACCGGGTCGCCTTCCGCCGGGACGTGAAGGTGGAGAGGTAA
- a CDS encoding STAS domain-containing protein gives MIEEVTTLDTDGGTTTVSLRGEIDVLTVEQVRVALGEAVTGRPRQIVVDMAGVAFIDSTGLGALISGFQRARDQAIPFSLSHPSDNVRQILVLSGLLEVVHVTP, from the coding sequence GTGATCGAAGAAGTGACGACGCTGGATACCGATGGCGGCACCACGACCGTCTCGCTGCGCGGAGAGATCGACGTGCTGACCGTGGAGCAGGTCCGGGTGGCGCTCGGCGAGGCGGTCACCGGGCGTCCGCGGCAGATCGTGGTCGACATGGCCGGCGTCGCGTTCATCGACTCGACCGGGCTGGGTGCGCTGATCTCCGGCTTCCAGCGCGCTCGTGACCAGGCGATCCCGTTCTCGCTGTCCCACCCGAGCGACAACGTGCGCCAGATCCTGGTCCTGAGCGGCCTCCTCGAAGTGGTGCACGTCACACCCTGA